A region from the Pelobates fuscus isolate aPelFus1 chromosome 1, aPelFus1.pri, whole genome shotgun sequence genome encodes:
- the LOC134569334 gene encoding twist-related protein 2-like: MKEEGTGPDSPEDSLVTSEEEAERQQRKAMRKRTVLVGKGEDGRVPLSPPCKRNKRSTHIETYEDVHTQRIIANVRERQRTQSLNDAFAELRKIIPTLPSDKLSKIQTLKLASRYIDFLYQVLQSDELDHKIASCNYLAHERLSYAFSVWRMEGAWSMSTSH; the protein is encoded by the coding sequence ATGAAGGAAGAAGGAACAGGTCCTGACTCCCCTGAAGATAGCCTTGTAACCAGTGAAGAAGAGGCTGAACGCCAACAGAGGAAGGCCATGCGTAAGCGCACGGTGCTGGTTGGCAAAGGGGAAGATGGGAGAGTGCCACTTTCACCTCCCTGCAAGCGAAACAAGAGGAGTACCCATATAGAAACCTACGAGGATGTACACACCCAGAGAATCATCGCCAACGTAAGGGAGCGCCAGCGCACCCAGTCATTAAATGATGCCTTTGCCGAACTGCGGAAGATTATCCCTACATTGCCATCTGACAAACTCAGCAAGATACAGACCCTGAAGCTGGCTTCACGCTATATTGATTTCCTGTACCAAGTCTTGCAGAGTGATGAGCTGGATCACAAGATTGCCAGTTGTAACTACCTTGCCCATGAAAGGCTCAGCTATGCCTTCTCCGTGTGGAGAATGGAAGGTGCCTGGTCTATGTCAACATCCCACTGA